One window from the genome of Dioscorea cayenensis subsp. rotundata cultivar TDr96_F1 chromosome 3, TDr96_F1_v2_PseudoChromosome.rev07_lg8_w22 25.fasta, whole genome shotgun sequence encodes:
- the LOC120249287 gene encoding protein CHLORORESPIRATORY REDUCTION 6, chloroplastic, with amino-acid sequence MATNTTTSMNFLHLIPPLTNTNSFLHVKPVSFLPITSNKRFNGDFSLSVAFNPSGSFDFNLTEDESETEQVAPPLPPTQGRLEIEINNDIIRRLDLSPVHAIDKTTSSSTDSFPAEPKKLLEQTVGFTINYEREDPQDPRELSEFPDIRLWYVRLDATYPWFPVVLDWRAGELARYAAMLVPHQISLRKGIVFNPEALELFVMNKAFSAYSWLKEQNVSKPKLKIKDMARMLGFGLSDELFDLIEQYPDNHS; translated from the exons ATGGCTACCAATACCACCACCTCCATGAACTTTCTTCATCTCATACCTCCATTAACAAACACAAATTCATTCCTTCATGTCAAGCCTGTTTCTTTTCTCCCAATCACTTCAAACAAGCGTTTCAATGGTGATTTCTCCCTCTCTGTTGCCTTCAATCCTTCTGGCAGCTTTGATTTCAATTTAACTGAAGATGAGAGTG AAACCGAACAAGTTGCTCCGCCATTACCACCAACACAAGGCCGGTTAGAAATTGAAATCAATAATGATATCATTCGTCGTCTTGATCTTTCTCCAGTTCATGCAATTGATAAAACTACCTCTTCTTCAACAG ATAGCTTCCCAGCTGAACCGAAAAAGCTCTTAGAACAAACGGTCGGTTTTACAATCAACTACGAAAGAGAAGATCCTCAAGATCCTCGGGAACTATCCGAATTTCCTGACATTCGGCTTTGGTATGTAAGACTAGATGCTACATATCCATGGTTCCCTGTTGTATTAGATTGGAGAGCCGGAGAACTTGCTCGATATGCCGCAATGCTAGTGCCTCATCAA ATAAGCTTGAGGAAAGGAATTGTGTTCAATCCAGAGGCATTGGAATTGTTCGTTATGAATAAAGCTTTTTCCGCGTATTCTTGGTTGAAGGAGCAAAATGTTTCTAAGCCTAAATTGAAGATAAAAGACATGGCTAGAATGCTCGGCTTTGGTTTATCAGACGAACTTTTTGATTTGATCGAACAATATCCTGATAATCATTCATGA
- the LOC120257186 gene encoding uncharacterized protein LOC120257186: MHPSIPLIISFLSLLLFINISQGIRLEEHSLKSFYMKSKVVSFSGGERKLMQTKSSEDHSEVKSMEVHVEKQIKEHGHLPTKTYTDELDIAEMDYSPAKRKPPIHN; the protein is encoded by the exons ATGCATCCTTCCATCCCTTTGATCAtctcctttctttctcttctcctcttcatAAACATATCTCAag gAATTCGTTTGGAGGAACACTCCTTGAAGTCTTTCTACATGAAAAGCAAAGTAGTGAGTTTCTCag GAGGAGAAAGAAAGCTCATGCAAACAAAAAGCTCTgaagatcattctgaagtgaaATCAATGGAGGTTCACGTTGAAAAGCAGATCAAAGAACACGGGCATTTGCCGACGAAGACTTATACCGATGAGCTAGATATTGCAGAAATGGATTATTCTCCTGCAAAGAGAAAGCCTCCAATTCACAACTGa